From a region of the Kwoniella mangroviensis CBS 8507 chromosome 1 map unlocalized Ctg01, whole genome shotgun sequence genome:
- a CDS encoding methylthioribulose-1-phosphate dehydratase, producing MSNKLTHEEQEALVISEDPEHPANLISELCREFYKLGWVTGTGGGISIRQGEHVYLAPSGVQKERIKPEHIFVLPFAQSSVPRPGSKRDFLRIPSKKGLTESQCTPLFWNAFTMREAGACIHTHSQHAVMLTLLHPRDAQSFKISHQEMIKGVRIGGVGKTLSFFNTLEIPIIDNTAVEEDLTESMAAAMEKYPDAPAILVRRHGVYVWGNTWEQAKTQSECLDYLFEIAVKMLLAKLPLVGDN from the exons ATGTCCAACAAGTTGACCCATGAAGAGCAAGAGGCGTTGGTGATCAGTGAAGATCCTGAGCAT CCCGCTAATTTGATTTCCGAATTATGTCGAGAGTTCTACA AACTTGGATGGGTCACAGGCACTGGAGGAG GTATCTCAATTCGACAAGG TGAACATGTGTACCTTGCTCCCTCTGGTGTACAGAAAGAGCGGATCAAGCCAGAGCACATCTTTGTCCTTCCGTTCGCTCAATCATCTGTACCTAGACCTGGATCAAAGAGAGATTTCCTGAGGATACCAAGTAAAAAG GGCCTGACAGAATCACAATGTACCCCTCTGTTCTGGAACGCTTTCACCATGAGAGAAGCGGGCGCATGTATACATACTCATTCCCAACATGCCG TCATGTTGACACTCTTACATCCTCGGGATGCTCAGAGCTTCAAGATCTCCCatcaagagatgatcaaaggtgtGCGGATTGGTGGAGTAGGGAAAACACTCAGTTTCTTCAATACTTTGGAAATCCCCATCATCGATAATACGgctgttgaagaagatttgactGAAAGTATGGCTGCT GCCATGGAGAAATACCCAGACGCTCCTGCTATCTTAGTAAGAAGACATGGTGTTTACGTTTGGG GTAACACTTGGGAACAAGCAAAGACCCAATCGGAATGTCTCGACTACCTTTTTGAGATCGCCGTCAAGATGCTTTTGGCCAAATTACCACTGGTTGGGGACAATTAG